One segment of Solea senegalensis isolate Sse05_10M unplaced genomic scaffold, IFAPA_SoseM_1 scf7180000016461, whole genome shotgun sequence DNA contains the following:
- the LOC122763104 gene encoding putative protein TPRXL isoform X2 translates to MSESVCSLKFAQRVRSVELNSSSSSTRRHENSSTSSSPTHDSVELDSPPVTPVPLPISRASSVGSTLSSASRTPSSSRRRSQSQLSTGRLKLVA, encoded by the exons ATGAGCGAGTCGGTCTGCTCGCTGAAGTTCGCTCAGCGAGTTCGCAGCGTTGAGCTGAACTCCTCGTCTTCGTCCACCAGGAGACATGAGAACTCGTCCACCTCGTCCTCGCCTACGCATGACAGTGTGGAG CTGGACTCTCCCCCAGTGACCCCGGTCCCTCTCCCCATCTCTCGAGCGAGCAGCGTCGGCAGCACTCTGTCCTCCGCCTCCAGGACCCCCAGCAGCTCCCGCAGGAGGTCCCAGTCGCAGCTGTCCACAG GACGACTGAAGTTGGTGGCCTGA
- the LOC122763104 gene encoding cell wall integrity and stress response component 1-like isoform X1, which translates to MSESVCSLKFAQRVRSVELNSSSSSTRRHENSSTSSSPTHDSVELDSPPVTPVPLPISRASSVGSTLSSASRTPSSSRRRSQSQLSTDRQVDRAIPLVGDSGQDD; encoded by the exons ATGAGCGAGTCGGTCTGCTCGCTGAAGTTCGCTCAGCGAGTTCGCAGCGTTGAGCTGAACTCCTCGTCTTCGTCCACCAGGAGACATGAGAACTCGTCCACCTCGTCCTCGCCTACGCATGACAGTGTGGAG CTGGACTCTCCCCCAGTGACCCCGGTCCCTCTCCCCATCTCTCGAGCGAGCAGCGTCGGCAGCACTCTGTCCTCCGCCTCCAGGACCCCCAGCAGCTCCCGCAGGAGGTCCCAGTCGCAGCTGTCCACAG acagacaggtagacaGAGCCATCCCTTTGGTGGGGGACAGTGGCCAG GACGACTGA